A region from the Medicago truncatula cultivar Jemalong A17 chromosome 6, MtrunA17r5.0-ANR, whole genome shotgun sequence genome encodes:
- the LOC11433971 gene encoding transcription factor MYB35, with protein MGRPPCCDKTNVKRGLWTPEEDAKILAYVANHGIGNWTAVPKKAGLNRCGKSCRLRYTNYLRPDLKHDSFTPEEEELIITLHGAIGSRWSCIAKRLPGRTDNDVKNYWNTKLRKKLMKMGIDPVTHKPVSQVISDLGNISSLTNTNSQNNLILDHTKDEQVQPLQHQVQYHQFTNQENFQQHVLSEVASSSSSSSSSNLTRLNSPISYSCNTSQAQINSNFDWSDFLHNDEPLVWTDIQQIQQCDIQRVMSSLTLSGIMQNEGEISNNFNSNGDDKQGGSSEGFEDVACDASKEYQGHKKCEGNSFSGNSFVDGILDKDSEIRATFPEILDASFDY; from the exons ATGGGAAGGCCTCCTTGTTGTGATAAGACCAATGTGAAAAGAGGTTTATGGACTCCTGAGGAAGATGCTAAAATACTTGCTTATGTAGCCAATCATGGAATTGGAAATTGGACAGCTGTTCCAAAGAAAGCAG GGTTGAATAGGTGTGGTAAGAGTTGCAGGCTAAGATATACAAATTATCTAAGACCTGATCTGAAGCATGATAGTTTTACACCTGAAGAAGAAGAGCTCATTATTACCCTTCATGGAGCTATAGGAAGCAG aTGGTCTTGCATTGCAAAAAGACTACCTGGAAGAACAGACAATGATGTCAAGAATTACTGGAACACAAAACTAAGAAAGAAGCTTATGAAAATGGGAATTGATCCAGTAACTCATAAGCCAGTTTCACAAGTGATTTCTGACTTAGGAAACATTAGTAGCCTCACAAACACAAACTCTCAAAACAACCTAATTTTGGATCACACAAAAGATGAACAAGTTCAACCATTGCAACATCAAGTTCAATATCACCAATTCACAAACCAAGAGAATTTCCAACAACATGTCTTAAGTGAAGTTGCATCATCaagttcatcttcatcttcttctaatCTCACAAGGTTAAACTCGCCGATTTCGTACTCCTGCAACACTTCACAAGCTCAAATTAATTCTAACTTTGATTGGAGTGATTTTCTTCATAATGATGAGCCTTTAGTGTGGACAGATATTCAACAAATTCAACAATGTGACATACAAAGGGTAATGTCATCATTGACCCTCTCAGGTATAATGCAAAATGAAGGTGAAATTTCCAATAATTTCAATAGTAATGGTGATGATAAACAAGGTGGTTCAAGTGAAGGTTTTGAGGATGTTGCTTGTGATGCAAGTAAAGAATATCAAGGTCATAAGAAATGTGAAGGAAATTCATTTTCAGGGAATTCATTTGTGGATGGTATTTTGGACAAGGACAGTGAGataagggcaacatttccagaAATTTTGGATGCTTCTTTTGATTATTAA